One genomic region from Rosa rugosa chromosome 1, drRosRugo1.1, whole genome shotgun sequence encodes:
- the LOC133722785 gene encoding protein BRICK 1: protein MARAGGITNAVNVGIAVQADWENREFISHISLNVRRLFDFLVQFEATTKSKLASLNEKLDTLERKLELLEVQVGTASANPSLFARDV, encoded by the exons ATGGCTCGAGCAGGAGGCATCACAAACGCAGTGAATGTAGGAATCGCCGTCCAAGCTGATTGGGAAAACCGCGAGTTCATCTCCCACATTTCTCTCAACGTCCGCCGCCTCTTCGATTTCCTTGTCCAATTCG aggctacaacaaagagcAAATTGGCATCACTGAATGAGAAGCTTGATACTTTGGAACGGAAGCTAGAGCTCCTTGAAGTTCAAGTGGGTACTGCATCAGCTAACCCTTCTCTTTTTGCTCGTGATGTTTAG